A genomic region of Sylvia atricapilla isolate bSylAtr1 chromosome 19, bSylAtr1.pri, whole genome shotgun sequence contains the following coding sequences:
- the NUP188 gene encoding nucleoporin NUP188, translating into MAAGGLSARSSRELWTILLGRSALREPAQIAAELNKHWQRLLEGLSYYKPPSTTSAEKIKTDKDVAAPLKELGLRVSKFLGLDEEQSVQLLQSYLQEDYRGTRDSLKTVLQDERQSQALMLKLADYYYEERICILRCVLHLLTYFQDERHPYTAQYFQCIEKLDKELVPNYRKQFEALYKAEAPTWETHGNLMTERQVSRWFVQCLREQSMLLEVIFLYYAYFEMSPEELLAFAKMFKEQGFGMRQTNRHLVDESMDHLVDRIGYFSALILVEGMEIDSLHERALDDRTEEHKLANSQHIHQEMDDQLLQLGDVSHHAPVLLAWALLRHTINPEESTNVIRRLGSTAIQLNVFQYLTKLLRSLSSGGKNCTASTACMCIYGLLSFVLTSLELHTLGNQQDIIDAACEVLAASSIPQLFWKTEPTAGLGIILDSVCGMFPHLLTPLLQLLQALVSDKSTAKKVYSFLDKMSFYIELYKHKPPDVISHEDGTLWRRQAPKLLYPLGLGQTNLRIPQGTVGQVMLDDRAYLVRWEYSYSSWTLFTCEIEMLLHVVSTADVIQHCQRVKPIIDLVHKVISTDVSIADCLLPITSRIYMLLQRLTTVISPPVDVIASCVNCLTVLASRMPAKVWTDLHHTGFLPFVANPLSSMNHMISAEGMNAGGYGNLLMSMEQPQGEYSVTISFLNLVTTLVRGQLGSTQSQGLVPCIVFVLKEMLPNYHKWRYNSHGVREKIGCLILQLIHAILNLCPEMDPRSSNAPSLQSLCIFSLANTEAGQAVINIMGIGVDTIDMVMASQSSSDESQGQGQLLIQTVKLAFSVTNNVIRLKPPSSVVSPLEQALTQHGAHGNNLIAVLAKYIYHKHDPALPRLAIQLLKRLATVAPMSVYACLGSDAAAIRDAFLTHLQSKIEDMRIKVMILEFLTVAVETQPGLIELFLNLEVKDGSDGSKEFSLGEWSCLQVVLELIDSKQQERYWCPPLLHRAAIAFLHALWQDRRDSAMLVLRTKPKFWENLTNPLFGTLPPPSESSELSVLDTCALIMKIICLEIYYVVKGSLDQSLKDTLKNFSTKKRFAYWSEYVKSLAQHVAETEGTSCASITEYQMLISAWRMLLIISTSHADIMHLTDSAVRQELFLDVLNGTKVLLQVPMSVPCLQLGSMLCTLLLILLKQWKSELSSVDKIINSLTQILEGVLQADQQMMEKTKAKVFSALITVLQMKEMKVNDIPQYPQLVLSVCETLQDEVIALLDQTRHSLTLGDAADDKDSMETDDASRVKHKDQRDGVCVLGLHLAKELCEVDEDGDYWLQITRKVPVLPTIFAALEISLRVKQNLHFTEASLHLLLTLARTQQGASAMAGAGVTQSVCLPLLSVYQLSTNGAIQTSASSRKSLDAPSWPGVYRLSMSLMERLLKTLRYNFLTEALDFVGVHQERILQCLNAVRTVQSLACLEEADHTVGFILQLSNFTKEWHFHLPQLMRDMQVNLCYLCQACTSLLHSRKMLQHYLQTKNGDSLPSSVTPRVQRNPQASSKHPSPESEAAEQKALLTVQYSLLKILSKSLAALRHFTPDVCQILLDQSLDLAEYNVLFVLSFTTPAFDSDVAPSFGTLLATVNVALNMLGEMDKKKEPFPQAAGLNMQEGTKTLKSLLMFTMENCFYLLISQAVRYLRDPAVHPRDKQRMKQELSSELSTLLSSLSRYFRRGGPSSPASGVLPSPQGKSASKLGPEGQEPLFQLVQAFVRHVQR; encoded by the exons ATGGCGGCGGGCGGGCTGAGCGCGAG gagcagcagagaattATGGACAATTCTTCTGGGCAGATCAGCTTTGAGAGAACCA GCCCAGATTGCTGCAGAGTTGAACAAGCACTGGCAGAGGCTGTTAGAGGGACTGTCATACTACAAACCACCAAG TACgacttcagcagaaaaaattaaaaccgATAAAGATGTAGCTGCTCCACTGAAGGAGTTGGGTCTGAGGGTCAGCAAGTTTTTG gGTCTGGATGAAGAGCAGAGTGTGCAGCTGTTACAATCTTATCTTCAAGAGGATTACAGAGGGACAAGAGACTCCCTGAAG ACAGTTCTTCAGGATGAAAGGCAGAGTCAGGCTCTGATGCTGAAG CTTGCTGACTACTACTATGAGGAGAGGATCTGCATCCTGCGCTGCGTCCTCCACCTGCTCACCTATTTCCAGGATGAGAGACACCCTTACACA GCACAGTACTTCCAGTGTATTGAGAAGTTGGACAAGGAGCTTGTTCCGAATTACCGCAAACAGTTTGAAGCACTGTACAAAGCAGAGGCTCCTACTTGGGAAACACATGGAAATCTCATG ACAGAACGTCAGGTTTCCCGGTGGTTTGTGCAATGCCTTCGGGAGCAGTCCATGCTCCTGGAAGTCATCTTCCTCTACTATGCATACTTTGAAATGTCACCTGAGGAGCTCCTGGCGTTTGCAAAGATGTTCAAAGAGCAGGGATTTGGCATGAGACAAACCAACAGACATTTAGTAGATGAGAGCATGGATCACCTTGTGGATCGTATTGG CTACTTTAGTGCTCTTATTCTGGTGGAAGGCATGGAAATTGACTCTCTCCATGAGCGTGCTTTGGATGACAGGACGGAGGAGCACAAGTTGGCCAACAGTCAGCACATCCACCAG GAGATGGACGatcagctgctgcagttggGGGATGTCTCACATCATGCTCCAGTGCTTTTGGCCTGGGCTCTACTCCGTCACACCATAAACCCAGAGGAGTCCACAAACGTCATCAGGAGGTTGGGCAGCACTGCTATCCAGCTAAATGTCTTCCAGTACCTGACAAAGCTGCTGCGATCCCTCAGCAGTGGGGGCAAGAAT TGTACTGCCAGCACAGCTTGTATGTGTATTTATGGACTTCTTTCCTTTGTCCTGACATCACTAGAGTTGCATACGTTGGGCAATCAGCAG GATATAATTGATGCTGCATGTGAAGTTCTGGCAGCTTCCAGCATTCCTCAACTCTTCTGGAAGACG GAACCTACTGCAGGTCTGGGTATTATCCTGGACAGTGTTTGTGGTATGTTCCCCCATCTTCTCACtcctctccttcagctgctccaagcccttgTGTCTGATAAATCTACGGCAAAAAAG GTATACAGTTTCCTGGATAAAATGTCCTTCTATATTGAGCTGTACAAGCACAAACCTCCAGATGTGATCTCCCATGAAGATGGCACACTGTGGCGAAGACAGGCTCCAAAGCTCCTCTATCCTCTTG GGCTAGGTCAAACAAATCTACGGATACCTCAGGGAACAGTGGGCCAAGTGATGCTGGATGATCGGGCTTATTTGGTACGGTGGGAGTATTCCTACAGCAGTTGGACACTGTTCACCTGTGAGATTGAGATGCTGCTCCATGTTGTGTCAACAGCAG ATGTGATTCAGCATTGCCAGAGGGTGAAGCCCATAATTGATCTGGTTCATAAAGTCATCAGCACTGATGTATCAATAGCAGATTGTCTTCTGCCAATCACATCACGAATCTAcatgctgctgcagag GCTAACAACTGTAATCTCTCCCCCTGTGGATGTTATTGCTTCTTGTGTCAATTGCTTGACAGTCCTGGCTTCTCGGATGCCAGCCAAG GTTTGGACTGACCTTCACCACACGGGGTTCTTGCCATTTGTTGCCAATCCACTGTCCAGTATGAATCACATGATTAG TGCAGAGGGAATGAATGCTGGGGGCTATGGAAACCTATTGATGAGCATGGAACAGCCCCAAGGCGAGTACAGTGTTACCATCTCCTTCCTGAACCTGGTAACAACTCTTGTCCGG GGACAACTTGGTAGCACCCAGAGCCAAGGCCTGGTGCCCTGCATTGTGTTCGTTCTAAAGGAAATGTTACCAAATTACCACAAATGGAGATACAACTCTCATGgagtgagagaaaaaattg GTTGCCTAATTCTGCAGCTGATCCATGCCATACTGAACTTATGCCCTGAAATGGATCCTCGCAGCAG CAATGCCCCCAGCCTGCAATCCTTGTGCATCTTCAGCCTGGCCAACACGGAGGCAGGACAAGCTGTCATTAACATCATGGGGATTGGGGTGGACACCATTGACATGGTAATGGCCTCCCAGTCCAGCAG TGATGAGTCCCAAGGCCAAGGCCAGCTGCTGATCCAGACAGTGAAGTTGGCGTTCTCCGTTACCAACAACGTCATCCGGCTGAAGCCCCCGTCCAGTGTGGTGTCCCCCCTGGAGCAGGCACTCACTCAGCATG GTGCTCATGGAAACAACCTTATTGCTGTCTTGGCCAAATACATCTACCACAAGCATGACCCTGCACTTCCACGCCTGGCCATCCAGCTGCTCAAACGACTGGCTACA GTTGCTCCCATGTCTGTGTATGCCTGCCTgggcagtgatgctgctgccatCCGTGATGCCTTCCTCACCCACCTGCAGAGCAAGATCGAGGACATGCGCATCAAGGTCATGATCCTGGAGTTCCTCACAGTTGCAGTGGAGACACAGCCTGGGCTCATTGAGCTGTTCCTGAACTTGGAAGTGAAGGATGGCAGTGATGGGTCAAAG GAATTCAGCCTGGGGGAGTGGAGTTGCCTCCAAGTGGTGCTAGAGCTGATTGACTCCAAACAGCAGGAGAGGTACTGGTGCCCTCCCCTCCTGCACCGCGCTGCCATCGCCTTCCTGCACGCGCTGTGGCAGGACCGTCGGGACAGCGCCATGCTCGTGCTGAGGACAAA GCCAAAGTTTTGGGAAAATTTAACTAATCCCCTCTTTGGCACTCTTCCTCCGCCTTCTGAATCATCAGAG CTCAGTGTCTTGGATACCTGTGCCTTAATAATGAAAATCATCTGCTTGGAGATCTACTATGTTGTCAA GGGCTCGCTGGATCAGTCCCTGAAAGACACACTGAAGAATTTCTCCACCAAAAAGCGCTTTGCCTACTGGTCAGAGTATGTGAAGTCCCTGGCACAGCACGTGGCAGAGACCGAGGGCACCAGCTGTGCCTCCATCACCGAGTATCAAATGCTCATCTCAGCCTGGAGAATGCTGCTCATCATCTCCACAAGCCAT GCTGATATCATGCATCTGACTGATTCTGCAGTTCGTCAGGAGTTGTTTCTGGATGTGCTAAATGGCACCAAGGTTTTG CTCCAAGTTCCCATGTCAGTGCCCTGTCTGCAGCTGGGGTCTATGCTGTGTACCCTTCTTCTGATCCTGCTCAAGCAGTGGAAAAG CGAGTTGAGTTCTGTGGATAAAATCATAAACTCCTTGACGCAGATTCTGGAGGGAGTACTACAGGCAGATCAGCAGATGATGGAGAAAACCAAAGCCAAAGTATTCTCAGCTCTTATCACTGTTCTGCAGATGAAGGAGATGAAAG TGAATGACATCCCCCAGTACCCCCAGCTGGTGCTGAGTGTGTGTGAGACTCTCCAAGATGAGGTCATTGCACTTTTGGACCAGACTCGGCACAGCCTGACCTTGGGAGATGCTGCAGATGACAAGGACAGTATGGAGACTGATGATGCCTCCCGAGTAAAGCACAAGGACCAGCGAGATGGG GTGTGTGTTCTGGGTCTGCACCTGGCTAAGGAGCTCTGTGAAGTGGATGAAGATGGAGACTACTGGCTGCAAATTACTAGGAAAGTCCCTGTGCTTCCTACCATCTTTGCTGCACTGGAGATCAGCTTGAGAGTTAAACAAAACCTTCACTTCACAGAGGCCTCGTTACATTTGCTGCTGACCTTAGCAAGGACTCAGCAG GGAGCATCAGCaatggctggagctggtgtCACCCAGAGTGTCTGCCTGCCCCTCCTGAGTGTGTACCAGCTCAGCACAAATGGAGCCATTCAG ACATCTGCTTCATCCCGGAAGTCCCTGGATGCCCCCTCCTGGCCCGGGGTCTATCGCCTGTCCATGTCCCTGATGGAACGTCTCCTCAAAACACTGAGATACAACTTCCTGACAGAAGCACTGGACTTTGTGGGTGTCCATCAAGAAAGGATCCTTCAG TGCCTGAATGCAGTACGGACCGTGCAGAGCTTGGCCTGTCTGGAAGAGGCTGATCACACTGTTGGCTTCATTCTTCAGCTCTCAAATTTCACAAAGGAGTGGCATTTCCACCTGCCACAGCTTATGAGGGACATGCAG gtGAATCTGTGTTACCTGTGCCAGGCCTGTAcctccctcctgcacagccGTAAAATGCTCCAGCACTACCTGCAG acAAAAAATGGCGATTCCCTTCCATCCAGTGTGACTCCCCGAGTGCAGCGGAATCCTCAGGCTTCCTCCAAACACCCCAGCCCCGagtcagaggcagcagagcagaaggcCCTGCTCACAGTGCAGTACAGCCTCCTCAAAATCCTCAGCAAATCTCTCGCTGCCCTGCGCCATTTCACCCCTGATGTCTGCCAGATCCTCCTTGACCAG TCGCTGGACCTTGCTGAGTACAATGTGCTCTTCGTCCTGAGTTTCACCACACCAGCCTTTGATTCAGATGTTGCACCTTCCTTTGGGACCCTCCTTGCCACAGTCAACGTGGCCCTGAACATGCTGGGAGAG atgGATAAGAAGAAAGAACCTTTCCCTCAAGCTGCAGGGCTGAATATGCAAGAGGGAACCAAAACCCTCAA GTCTCTGCTCATGTTTACAATGGAGAACTGTTTCTACCTGCTCATCTCCCAGGCTGTTCGGTACCTGCGGGACCCAGCTGTGCACCCCCGGGACAAGCAGCGCATgaagcaggagctcagctcGGAGCTG AGTAcgctgctctccagcctgtcccgTTACTTCCGCCGGGGTGGTCCCTCTTCACCTGCCAGCGGGgtccttccttctccccaagGAAAGTCTGCCTCCAAGCTGGGtccagaggggcaggagcccTTGTTTCAGCTCGTGCAGGCCTTTGTCCGGCACGTGCAGAGATAG
- the DOLK gene encoding dolichol kinase, with protein sequence MLNKPVLVESLLVFTVVLSVHAVVWDRFSWCAVALAVQAFYVQFKWDRLLQLGGAVFQFRGAANSGLLPASMVIPLLGVVMKERCRAAGIVYFERFGIVVASTGMLLALFLSVLAVGITKPVPTNTCILTGIAGSVIIYTMKHSLTVSEVIEVLEVLLIFVYLSMILLYLLPRCFTPGEALLVLGGVSFVLNQLIKRSLNVIEGRGDPIDFFLLVAVVGVVLLGLFFTVLFIFMDSGTWISSMFFHMMTAVLGLGVIMPWLYRLIQRNPLFWLLQFLFQTQTRLYLLVYWTFLAASACGVVFYQNAKRSSESKKHQASTITRKYFHFIVVATYVPGLIYDRQLLYIAAVLCLAVFIFLEYVRYFRIKPFGQTLRHLLSLFLDERDSGPLILTHIYLLLGMSLPVWLFPRSCAPKGTLPGAGALVPYSGVLAVGVGDTIASVFGSTMGEIKWPGTKKTFEGTMTAIFAQIIAVALILIFDSSVNLNSSYAWILASVSLVSLLEAYTTQIDNLLLPLYLQIMLMA encoded by the coding sequence aTGCTGAACAAGCCAGTACTGGTGGAGTCGCTGCTGGTGTTCACCGTGGTGCTGTCGGTGCACGCGGTGGTGTGGGACCGGTTCTCCTGGTGCGCCGTGGCTTTGGCTGTCCAGGCCTTCTACGTCCAGTTCAAATGGGAccggctgctgcagctggggggAGCCGTGTTCCAGTTCCGGGGGGCAGCCAACAGCGGCCTCCTGCCCGCCAGCATGGTCATCCCCCTGCTGGGGGTGGTGATGAAGGAGAGGTGCAGGGCTGCCGGCATCGTGTACTTCGAGCGCTTCGGCATCGTCGTGGCTTCCACGGGAATGCTGCTGGCTCTCTTCCTGTCCGTCTTAGCAGTTGGCATCACCAAACCCGTGCCGACCAACACTTGCATCCTGACTGGTATTGCTGGCAGCGTGATTATCTACACCATGAAACATTCCTTGACTGTCTCGGAAGTGATAGAGGTTCTAGAAGTGCTGCTCATTTTTGTCTACCTCAGTATGATCTTGCTGTACTTGTTGCCTCGATGTTTTACTCCCGGAGAAGCGCTGCTGGTCCTTGGAGGTGTGAGTTTTGTTCTCAATCAGCTCATTAAACGCTCACTGAATGTAATCGAGGGCAGAGGGGATCCCATTGACTTCTTCCTTCTGGTAGCAGTTGTTGGAGTTGTTCTCCTTGGtcttttttttactgtgctCTTCATTTTCATGGATTCAGGCACATGGATTTCCTCCATGTTTTTCCACATGATGACAGCAGTGTTAGGTTTAGGGGTCATCATGCCTTGGCTGTACCGACTGATCCAGAGGAACCCTCTGTTCTGGCTGCTCCAGTTTCTGTTTCAGACACAGACAAGACTTTACCTCCTTGTGTATTGGACTTTCTTGGCTGCCTCAGCATGTGGTGTGGTTTTCTACCAGAACGCTAAGAGATCATCTGAATCTAAAAAACACCAGGCCTCAACTATAAccaggaaatatttccatttcattgttGTAGCTACTTATGTTCCTGGACTAATTTATGACCGCCAGCTCCTCTAcattgctgcagtgctgtgtctggCAGTGTTTATCTTCTTAGAGTACGTTCGGTACTTCAGGATCAAACCCTTTGGACAAACCTTGAGGCATCTGCTCTCTCTCTTCTTGGATGAAAGAGACAGTGGACCTCTAATCTTGACTCATATTTATCTCCTCCTTGGCATGTCCCTCCCAGTGTGGTTGTTTCCCAGGTCTTGTGCTCCTAAAGGCACCTTGCCCGGGGCAGGAGCACTGGTCCCCTACTCtggggtgctggcagtgggggTAGGAGACACCATTGCCTCTGTTTTTGGCAGTACAATGGGGGAAATCAAATGGCCAGGAACAAAGAAGACCTTTGAAGGGACAATGACAGCTATTTTTGCTCAGATCATTGCTGTGGCTCTCATTCTGATCTTTGACAGCAGTGTGAATCTGAACTCCAGCTATGCCTGGATTCTGGCATCTGTGAGTTTGGTTTCTCTTTTGGAAGCTTACACTACTCAAATTGAtaatctgctgctgcctctctaCCTCCAGATCATGCTCATGGCATAG